One region of Desulfitobacterium chlororespirans DSM 11544 genomic DNA includes:
- the lysS gene encoding lysine--tRNA ligase, which produces MDEMNDLWRVRLDKLAQLRENGVEPYADRYQRTHMAQEILDGFDTLEGQEVKIAGRMMSKRDQGKVVFTHIQDFSGQIQAYIRKDDVGEEWFELISKFDIGDIVGIKGTVFRTRRGEISVHAAEVQILSKSMRPLPEKFHGLTNVELRYRQRYVDLIMNPEVRNVFVMRSKIIRSMRNFLEGQGFLEVETPTLHTIPGGAAARPFITHHNTLDMDLYLRIALELPLKRLIVGGFDKVFEIGRNFRNEGISIKHNPEFTMMELYQAYANFEDIMELTENMISTIAKEVHGTTEVTYQGQAIDFKTPWRRLPMLEGILEYGGVDFSQIHTDEEAQQAAKEKGLKVEPGSSRGKIINEFFEEFVEPNLIQPTFVIGHPVEISPLAKRNAEHPEYTDRFEAFAYGRELGNAFSELNDPIDQRQRFEAQMAERDKGDDEAHMMDEDFVQALEYGLPPTGGLGIGIDRLVMLLTDSASIRDVILFPTMRPREDD; this is translated from the coding sequence ATGGATGAAATGAATGATCTCTGGCGGGTTCGCTTGGACAAGCTGGCTCAGTTAAGAGAAAATGGGGTAGAGCCTTACGCGGATCGCTATCAGAGAACTCATATGGCCCAAGAGATTCTGGATGGATTTGATACCCTTGAGGGTCAAGAGGTCAAGATTGCCGGTCGTATGATGTCCAAAAGAGACCAGGGTAAAGTGGTATTTACACATATACAAGATTTCAGCGGCCAGATTCAAGCTTATATCCGTAAGGATGATGTGGGCGAAGAATGGTTTGAGCTGATTTCTAAATTTGACATTGGTGACATCGTTGGCATTAAAGGTACCGTGTTCCGGACACGACGGGGAGAAATCTCCGTGCATGCCGCTGAGGTTCAGATTTTATCCAAATCAATGCGCCCTTTGCCGGAGAAATTTCACGGTTTAACTAATGTTGAACTCCGTTATCGTCAACGGTACGTGGATCTCATTATGAACCCGGAAGTCCGCAATGTCTTTGTTATGAGAAGTAAGATTATCCGCTCCATGAGAAACTTCCTGGAAGGTCAGGGCTTCTTAGAAGTAGAGACGCCTACTCTTCATACTATTCCGGGTGGGGCTGCTGCCCGTCCCTTTATCACCCATCACAACACTTTAGATATGGATCTTTATTTGCGCATTGCCTTAGAGCTTCCTTTAAAGCGCTTAATTGTCGGAGGCTTTGATAAAGTATTTGAGATAGGAAGAAACTTCCGCAATGAAGGGATTTCCATTAAGCACAATCCGGAGTTCACAATGATGGAGCTCTATCAGGCCTACGCAAATTTTGAGGATATCATGGAACTTACCGAGAACATGATCTCCACCATTGCCAAAGAAGTTCATGGAACCACCGAAGTAACCTACCAAGGCCAAGCGATTGATTTTAAAACACCTTGGCGCCGCCTGCCCATGCTCGAAGGCATCTTAGAATATGGTGGAGTGGATTTCAGTCAGATTCATACGGATGAAGAAGCACAACAGGCCGCTAAGGAAAAGGGCCTTAAGGTCGAACCGGGAAGCTCCCGTGGCAAGATCATTAACGAATTTTTTGAAGAGTTTGTCGAGCCCAATCTCATCCAACCGACGTTTGTTATCGGCCATCCGGTGGAGATTTCCCCTTTAGCTAAGAGAAATGCTGAACACCCTGAGTATACGGATCGCTTTGAAGCTTTTGCTTATGGCAGAGAATTAGGGAACGCTTTCTCGGAATTAAATGATCCTATCGATCAAAGACAGCGTTTCGAAGCCCAAATGGCTGAGCGGGATAAAGGTGACGACGAAGCCCATATGATGGATGAGGACTTCGTCCAGGCTTTGGAGTACGGTCTTCCGCCTACAGGGGGATTAGGAATCGGTATCGATCGACTGGTGATGCTTTTGACCGATTCAGCGTCCATCCGGGACGTCATCCTTTTCCCCACGATGCGGCCCAGAGAAGACGATTAA